One Streptomyces umbrinus genomic window, GTTGTTCCACACGGCCACGAACTGGAAGAGGAACACCGTCACCAGTCCGGGCACCATCATCGGCAGCGCGATGCGTGTGAAGATCCGCAGCTCGCTCGCCCCGTCCATCCGCCCCGCCTCGACGACATCGCCCGGCACGGCCGCGGCGGCGTAGATCCGCGCGAGGTACACGCCGTACGGCGACAGGACGAGCGGCAGCAGGACGGACGCGTACGAGTCCGTGAGGTCGGCCTTGGCCATGAGCAGATACTGCGGGATCGCGAGGATCACCGGCGGCATCAGCACGCCCGCCATCAGGATGTTGAAGATGGTCTCGCGGCCGCGGAACCGGTAGATCGCGAGGGCGTAGCCGCTGAACGCGGAGACGACGGTCGACAGGAGGGCGCCCAGGCCCGCGTAGAGGGCGGAGTTGCCCATCCACTTCCAGTACACGCCGTCGCGGTAGGCGTTGAGGTCCGTGACGTTGTCGGTGAAGCCTGTGCCCGGCAGGAACGTGAACGTCGAGAACAGTTCGCTGCCCGACTTGGTCGCCGCGATCACCACCCAGGCCACCGGCAGCAGACAGTAGATCGCGCCGATCAGCAGCGTCACCGTCGGGACGAAGGCGATCCGGCGGCGCAGCGGCGGCCCCT contains:
- a CDS encoding carbohydrate ABC transporter permease; the encoded protein is MSSLAVRKASAAAGTTPGTAQGPPLRRRIAFVPTVTLLIGAIYCLLPVAWVVIAATKSGSELFSTFTFLPGTGFTDNVTDLNAYRDGVYWKWMGNSALYAGLGALLSTVVSAFSGYALAIYRFRGRETIFNILMAGVLMPPVILAIPQYLLMAKADLTDSYASVLLPLVLSPYGVYLARIYAAAAVPGDVVEAGRMDGASELRIFTRIALPMMVPGLVTVFLFQFVAVWNNFLLPYIMLSDDEKFPITLGLFTLLEQGSNTPALYTLVITGALLAVIPLIALFLVIQRFWSLDLLSGAVKS